Proteins from one Flavobacterium sp. N2038 genomic window:
- a CDS encoding peptidase M61, translating into MKKIIYTLALAVTLWSCKTGSTGGSAKNNIVDVNINLVDVKDDKVLVTVTPPAIKTDEVIYSIPKTVPGTYSTDNYGKYSDDFKAFDAKGNALTVKRIDDNSWSISNAKTLKKITYLTGDTFDTEKGTGFGNDDVFSPAGTNINAGVNFMVNTHGFVGYFQDKLDVPYKVTITHPEALWGATSMTDEDASKTSDVFTTPRYAVLVENPIMYSKPDYTTFNVNGMDILIAVYSPTGKFTAESITPEMKTMMTAQKNFLGPVNSTKKYSVLLYLSSMAKDDAHGFGALEHPTATTVVLPESMPKEKLVESMKDVVSHEFFHIVTPLTIHSKEIQYFDYNAPKMSEHLWMYEGVTEYFANLFQINQGLINEGEFYTRIADKIEQAKSLDDTMSFTKMSANVLVQPYKDQYLNVYQKGALIGMCIDIIIREKSNGERGILDLMHKLSNEYGIEKPFNDNELFAKITSLTYPEVGEFLEKYVAGTTPIPYDFYLAKVGVTKATQKTPGPVFLKGQTPYITVDKQTKEIAVRSDIEPNEFFKNLNIKGGDKILAINNKPYSLENIYDLITESENWKENDPITVKIKRGGKEETIKGTVKLPYEESETFKATDVTKEKLKNAWLKG; encoded by the coding sequence ATGAAAAAAATAATTTACACCTTAGCTCTGGCTGTAACACTTTGGAGCTGTAAAACAGGGAGTACTGGCGGCTCTGCAAAAAATAACATTGTAGATGTTAACATCAATCTTGTTGATGTAAAAGACGATAAAGTTTTGGTAACGGTTACTCCGCCTGCTATTAAAACTGACGAAGTTATTTATAGTATTCCTAAAACAGTTCCGGGAACATATTCTACAGATAATTACGGTAAATATTCTGATGATTTTAAAGCTTTTGATGCGAAAGGAAATGCGTTAACTGTAAAAAGAATTGATGACAATTCGTGGTCAATTTCTAATGCAAAAACGCTAAAAAAGATTACTTATTTAACCGGAGATACTTTTGACACCGAGAAAGGAACTGGTTTTGGTAATGATGATGTATTTTCTCCGGCAGGTACTAATATTAATGCAGGAGTAAACTTCATGGTTAATACGCATGGTTTTGTAGGTTATTTTCAAGACAAACTAGATGTTCCGTATAAAGTTACAATTACACATCCTGAAGCACTGTGGGGAGCAACATCAATGACAGATGAAGATGCAAGTAAAACAAGTGATGTTTTTACAACTCCTCGTTATGCTGTTTTGGTTGAAAATCCGATTATGTATTCTAAACCGGATTATACTACATTTAACGTTAACGGAATGGATATTCTGATCGCCGTTTATTCTCCAACAGGAAAATTTACAGCAGAAAGTATTACACCCGAAATGAAAACGATGATGACCGCTCAGAAAAACTTTTTAGGGCCTGTAAACTCAACTAAAAAATATTCTGTTTTACTATACTTATCAAGTATGGCAAAAGATGATGCGCATGGTTTTGGAGCCTTAGAACATCCTACTGCAACAACGGTTGTTTTACCAGAATCAATGCCAAAAGAAAAATTAGTCGAATCAATGAAAGATGTTGTTTCACATGAATTCTTTCATATTGTAACACCACTAACGATTCATTCAAAAGAAATTCAGTATTTTGATTACAATGCACCAAAAATGTCTGAGCATTTATGGATGTACGAAGGGGTAACAGAATATTTTGCTAATCTTTTCCAAATCAATCAGGGATTAATTAATGAAGGAGAGTTTTACACTCGAATCGCTGATAAAATAGAGCAGGCAAAAAGCTTAGACGATACTATGTCATTTACTAAAATGAGTGCAAATGTACTAGTACAACCCTATAAAGATCAATACTTAAATGTATATCAAAAAGGGGCACTAATTGGTATGTGTATTGACATCATCATTAGAGAAAAAAGTAATGGAGAAAGAGGAATTCTGGATTTAATGCATAAATTATCTAATGAATATGGTATTGAAAAACCATTTAATGATAACGAACTTTTCGCAAAAATAACGTCATTGACTTATCCTGAAGTTGGAGAATTCTTAGAGAAATATGTAGCAGGAACTACTCCTATTCCTTACGATTTTTATTTAGCTAAAGTTGGTGTAACAAAAGCAACACAAAAAACACCAGGTCCAGTATTCTTAAAAGGACAAACTCCTTATATTACAGTTGACAAACAAACTAAAGAAATTGCAGTTCGTTCTGACATCGAGCCAAATGAATTTTTCAAAAACTTAAACATAAAAGGTGGAGATAAAATTCTTGCGATCAATAACAAACCTTATTCTTTAGAGAACATCTATGATTTAATTACTGAAAGTGAAAACTGGAAAGAAAACGATCCTATCACAGTAAAAATCAAACGTGGTGGTAAAGAAGAAACTATAAAAGGAACTGTAAAATTACCATATGAAGAATCTGAAACTTTTAAAGCTACAGATGTTACAAAAGAAAAACTTAAAAATGCATGGTTAAAAGGGTAA